The Helicoverpa armigera isolate CAAS_96S chromosome 18, ASM3070526v1, whole genome shotgun sequence genome has a window encoding:
- the LOC110378106 gene encoding enhancer of split malpha protein: MSYYANNEYIIATNNSINENKYNSEKMKNSGIKALLRPLMKMIKKSTKRAPAKTCDTCYEEEQNSANEMLERKICEEVQARQAGAAFLVYNDNETCDLVPVTPDNFYVPVHFARTDAGTFFWTTVSKAEADFAAAHCYTECQTAEQQYPVLQDRWVQA; encoded by the coding sequence ATGTCTTACTACGCCAACAACGAATACATCATCGCGACAAACAACTCAATCAACGAGAACAAATACAACAGTGAAAAGATGAAGAACAGCGGCATCAAGGCGCTGCTCAGACCTTTGATGAAGATGATCAAAAAGTCGACCAAGCGCGCTCCCGCCAAAACCTGCGACACGTGCTACGAGGAGGAGCAGAACTCGGCCAACGAGATGCTGGAGCGCAAGATCTGCGAGGAGGTGCAGGCGCGCCAGGCCGGCGCCGCCTTCCTCGTGTACAACGACAACGAGACGTGCGACCTTGTGCCAGTGACCCCCGACAACTTCTACGTACCCGTGCACTTCGCGCGCACCGACGCCGGCACCTTCTTCTGGACCACCGTCTCCAAGGCCGAGGCTGACTTCGCAGCGGCGCACTGCTACACCGAGTGCCAGACCGCCGAGCAGCAGTACCCAGTGCTGCAAGACCGCTGGGTGCAAGCCTAA